A stretch of the Notamacropus eugenii isolate mMacEug1 chromosome 2, mMacEug1.pri_v2, whole genome shotgun sequence genome encodes the following:
- the LOC140526165 gene encoding H-2 class II histocompatibility antigen, E-S beta chain-like isoform X4, with protein MACVLLRRGIWTEVLTVTLLVLNSQVTADRHTPAQDAVKDSRAVVSIRADPPQGVSSEHFMEQRKVECHFVNGTEHVRYVLRCIHNREEILRFDSDVGKFVALTELGRPEAEYWNSQKNILKYRQDQVNTYCRPNYQAVKVFSQSRNAEPEVIVYPSKMAPLGYHNLLVCSATGFYPGDIEVKWFLNGQEETAGVVSTGLISNGDWTYQILVMLEMTPKHGDVYTCQVKHSSLQRPVTLDWKAHSKSAQSKMLSGVGILLLGLIFLGVGLIVHKRSQKGNRGSQPAGFLS; from the exons ATGGCATGTGTCTTGCTTCGCAGAGGCATCTGGACAGAGGTTCTGACTGTGACTCTGCTGGTGCTAAATTCCCAGGTGACTGCAGACAGACATACCCCAG CCCAAGATGCGGTAAAGGATTCGAGGGCTGTGGTGTCCATCAGAGCTGACCCACCCCAGGGCGTCTCGTCAGAACACTTCATGGAGCAGAGAAAGGTCGAGTGTCACTTTGTGAATGGGACAGAGCACGTGCGGTATGTACTGAGATGCATCCATAATAGGGAAGAGATCCTGCGCTTCGACAGTGATGTGGGAAAGTTTGTGGCACTGACAGAGCTGGGCCGGCCTGAGGCTGAGTATTGGAACAGCCAGAAGAACATCCTGAAGTATAGACAAGATCAAGTGAACACTTACTGCAGGCCCAACTACCAGGCTGTTAAAGTCTTTTCACAGAGCAGGAACG ctGAACCTGAGGTGATTGTGTATCCATCAAAAATGGCTCCCCTGGGATATCACAACCTGCTTGTCTGCTCTGCCACTGGTTTCTATCCTGGAGACATTGAGGTCAAGTGGTTCCTGAATGGGCAAGAGGAGACAGCTGGGGTTGTGTCCACAGGCCTGATCAGCAATGGAGACTGGACCTACCAGATCTTGGTGATGCTAGAAATGACCCCCAAGCACGGAGATGTCTACACCTGCCAAGTGAAGCACTCTAGCCTTCAGAGACCTGTCACCTTGGACTGGA AAGCACACTCAAAATCTGCCCAGAGTAAGATGCTGAGTGGAGTTGGGATCCTCTTGCTGGGCCTGATCTTCTTGGGGGTTGGCCTCATTGTCCACAAGAGGAGTCAGAAAG
- the LOC140526165 gene encoding H-2 class II histocompatibility antigen, E-S beta chain-like isoform X3 has protein sequence MACVLLRRGIWTEVLTVTLLVLNSQVTADRHTPAQDAVKDSRAVVSIRADPPQGVSSEHFMEQRKVECHFVNGTEHVRYVLRCIHNREEILRFDSDVGKFVALTELGRPEAEYWNSQKNILKYRQDQVNTYCRPNYQAVKVFSQSRNAEPEVIVYPSKMAPLGYHNLLVCSATGFYPGDIEVKWFLNGQEETAGVVSTGLISNGDWTYQILVMLEMTPKHGDVYTCQVKHSSLQRPVTLDWKAHSKSAQSKMLSGVGILLLGLIFLGVGLIVHKRSQKGNQTSQPTGLLS, from the exons ATGGCATGTGTCTTGCTTCGCAGAGGCATCTGGACAGAGGTTCTGACTGTGACTCTGCTGGTGCTAAATTCCCAGGTGACTGCAGACAGACATACCCCAG CCCAAGATGCGGTAAAGGATTCGAGGGCTGTGGTGTCCATCAGAGCTGACCCACCCCAGGGCGTCTCGTCAGAACACTTCATGGAGCAGAGAAAGGTCGAGTGTCACTTTGTGAATGGGACAGAGCACGTGCGGTATGTACTGAGATGCATCCATAATAGGGAAGAGATCCTGCGCTTCGACAGTGATGTGGGAAAGTTTGTGGCACTGACAGAGCTGGGCCGGCCTGAGGCTGAGTATTGGAACAGCCAGAAGAACATCCTGAAGTATAGACAAGATCAAGTGAACACTTACTGCAGGCCCAACTACCAGGCTGTTAAAGTCTTTTCACAGAGCAGGAACG ctGAACCTGAGGTGATTGTGTATCCATCAAAAATGGCTCCCCTGGGATATCACAACCTGCTTGTCTGCTCTGCCACTGGTTTCTATCCTGGAGACATTGAGGTCAAGTGGTTCCTGAATGGGCAAGAGGAGACAGCTGGGGTTGTGTCCACAGGCCTGATCAGCAATGGAGACTGGACCTACCAGATCTTGGTGATGCTAGAAATGACCCCCAAGCACGGAGATGTCTACACCTGCCAAGTGAAGCACTCTAGCCTTCAGAGACCTGTCACCTTGGACTGGA AAGCACACTCAAAATCTGCCCAGAGTAAGATGCTGAGTGGAGTTGGGATCCTCTTGCTGGGCCTGATCTTCTTGGGGGTTGGCCTCATTGTCCACAAGAGGAGTCAGAAAG gaAATCAGACTTCACAACCAACAG GGCTCCTCAGCTGA
- the LOC140526165 gene encoding H-2 class II histocompatibility antigen, E-S beta chain-like isoform X2, producing MACVLLRRGIWTEVLTVTLLVLNSQVTADRHTPAQDAVKDSRAVVSIRADPPQGVSSEHFMEQRKVECHFVNGTEHVRYVLRCIHNREEILRFDSDVGKFVALTELGRPEAEYWNSQKNILKYRQDQVNTYCRPNYQAVKVFSQSRNAEPEVIVYPSKMAPLGYHNLLVCSATGFYPGDIEVKWFLNGQEETAGVVSTGLISNGDWTYQILVMLEMTPKHGDVYTCQVKHSSLQRPVTLDWKAHSKSAQSKMLSGVGILLLGLIFLGVGLIVHKRSQKGNQTSQPTDTWGSLWW from the exons ATGGCATGTGTCTTGCTTCGCAGAGGCATCTGGACAGAGGTTCTGACTGTGACTCTGCTGGTGCTAAATTCCCAGGTGACTGCAGACAGACATACCCCAG CCCAAGATGCGGTAAAGGATTCGAGGGCTGTGGTGTCCATCAGAGCTGACCCACCCCAGGGCGTCTCGTCAGAACACTTCATGGAGCAGAGAAAGGTCGAGTGTCACTTTGTGAATGGGACAGAGCACGTGCGGTATGTACTGAGATGCATCCATAATAGGGAAGAGATCCTGCGCTTCGACAGTGATGTGGGAAAGTTTGTGGCACTGACAGAGCTGGGCCGGCCTGAGGCTGAGTATTGGAACAGCCAGAAGAACATCCTGAAGTATAGACAAGATCAAGTGAACACTTACTGCAGGCCCAACTACCAGGCTGTTAAAGTCTTTTCACAGAGCAGGAACG ctGAACCTGAGGTGATTGTGTATCCATCAAAAATGGCTCCCCTGGGATATCACAACCTGCTTGTCTGCTCTGCCACTGGTTTCTATCCTGGAGACATTGAGGTCAAGTGGTTCCTGAATGGGCAAGAGGAGACAGCTGGGGTTGTGTCCACAGGCCTGATCAGCAATGGAGACTGGACCTACCAGATCTTGGTGATGCTAGAAATGACCCCCAAGCACGGAGATGTCTACACCTGCCAAGTGAAGCACTCTAGCCTTCAGAGACCTGTCACCTTGGACTGGA AAGCACACTCAAAATCTGCCCAGAGTAAGATGCTGAGTGGAGTTGGGATCCTCTTGCTGGGCCTGATCTTCTTGGGGGTTGGCCTCATTGTCCACAAGAGGAGTCAGAAAG gaAATCAGACTTCACAACCAACAG